TCGCACCTGTTGCTATGGACGAAGGTCTGCGTTTCGCTATCCGTGAGGGTGGTCGTACCGTAGGTGCTGGTGTTGTAGCTAAAATCGTCGAGTAAATCTGGTGATTAAAAGGGCTGATTAAATAGTCAGCCCTTTTGGTTGGTATTCGATGAAAGGGAGGCCCCGCCTGGTGCGGGGCCTCCCTTTGTCTGTGTGCTTGACAGCGATGAGGGGCGTCTGTAGAATTGCGCCTCCTTTTGCTATGGCAACATCGTGTGTCTAGCTTAGTTCTTTAATCTTGGAGTTGTTTGCATCATGCAAAGCCAGCAAATTCGTATTCGCCTTAAGGCGTTTGATCACCGTCTGATCGACCAGTCCACTCAAGAAATCGTTGAGTCTGCCAAGCGTACTGGTGCTCAGGTTCGTGGTCCTATCCCGCTGCCCACTAAAAAAGAGCGTTTCACCATTCTGGTGTCTCCGCACGTCAACAAGGACGCGCGTGACCAGTATGAGATTCGTACTCATAAGCGCCTGCTCGACATCGTTGAGCCTACTGAAAAGACAGTTGACGCGCTTATGAAGCTCGACCTGGCAGCCGGTGTTGAGGTTCAGATTAGCCTGGCGTAATTGCTCAGGTTGATCGATCAAGGTGCATTCGCACTGCGGATGTATTGTTTGGTGTAACGCTCTGAAATGGGCGGCCATAGCGGGTTAAAGCCCCGTACACATAAGAGGTTAAATCAATGACTATTGGATTAGTCGGCAAGAAATGCGGCATGACCCGCGTTTTTACCGAAGACGGCGTATCAATCCCCGTCACCGTTGTTGAAGTTGATCCCAATCGAATTACTCAGGTGAAGACTCAGGATACCGATGGCTACAATGCTATTCAGGTGACCTTGGGTGCTCGTCGTGCTAATCGGGTTTCAAAGCCGATGGCAGGACACTTCGCCAAGGCCAATACCGAAGCCGGTCGTGGTCTGTGGGAGTTTCGTCTGGAAGGTGAAGAATCTTTCCAGGTTGGTGATCAGCTTAGCGTAGACCGTTTCGAAGCCGGTCAAAAAGTTGATGTTACTGGTCAGTCCAAAGGTAAGGGCTTTGCTGGTGCCATCAAGCGTTGGAATTTCAGTATGCAGGATGCCACTCACGGTAACTCGTTGTCGCATCGTGCGCCGGGTTCTATCGGTCAGTGCCAGACTCCTGGTCGTGTGTTCAAGGGCAAGAAGATGTCCGGTCACATGGGTGCTGAACGTGTAACTGTCCAGTCTCTGGAAGTTGTACGTGTTGATGCCGAGCGTAATCTTCTGCTGATCAAAGGTGCGGTACCTGGTGCTCCAGGTGGCGATGTTGTTGTACTGCCTGCTGTTAAAGCGCGCGCCTAAGGGGATTAAGCCATGGATTTAAATGTAAATGGTGCTGGAACCCTTCAGGTTTCCGATAGCACTTTCGCTTGTGAGTTTAACGAGACCCTGGTTCACCAGGCCGTTACAGCTTACCTTGCTGGCGCTCGTCAGGGCTCTCGTGCCCAGAAGACCCGCAGTGAAGTAAGCGGTGGTGGTCGTAAGCCTTGGCGTCAGAAAGGTACGGGCCGTGCTCGTGCTGGAACCATCCGTAGCCCAATTTGGCGCAGCGGTGGTGTGACCTTTGCTGCCAAGCCGCAGGATCACAGCCAAAAGCTCAACAAGAAAATGTACCGCGCTGCTTTGCGCTCTATCCTTTCTGAGCTGGTTCGTCAGGATCGCCTTGTTGTGGTTGAGGATTTCGCGGTTTCTGCGCCCAAGACCAAAGAAGTTATCGCCAAGCTGAAAGAGCTGGGCGTTGAAAAAGCTCTGATCATCGCTGACGCTGTCGACGAAAACCTGTATCTGGGTGCGCGCAACATTGCTCACGTTGATGTGCGTGATGTCAGCGCTGCTGATCCTGTTAGCATGGTCTCGTACGATAAAGTAGTGGCGACCGTTGCTGCTCTGAAGAAGTTTGAGGAGATGCTGGGATGAATCAGGAACGAGTTTTCCAGGTACTGCAAGGTCCACACATTTCCGAGAAAGCGACGCTTCTGGCTGAAACCCAGGGTCAGTACGTTTTCAAGGTATCTAAGGATGCGACCAAGCTAGAGATTAAGAAGGCCGTCGAGCAATTGTTCGAGGTGAAGGTCAAGTCTGTTGCCACACTGAATGTGAAAGGCAAGACAAAGCGTACTGCCCGCGGTATGGGTAAGCGCGCTGACTGGAAAAAGGCTTACGTCCGTCTGGAGCAAGGTCAGGACATCGACTTTGCTGATGCAGAGTAAGGGGTAAAGGTATGGCAATTGTAAAATGTAAACCTACGTCCGCTGGTCGTCGCTTTGTCGTCAAGATCGTTAACCCCGATCTGCACAAAGGTGCACCTTATGCTCCTCTGCTGGAAAAGAAGAGCAAAAATGGTGGTCGTAACAACAATGGACGCATTACTACCCGTCATAAGGGTGGTGGTCACAAGCAGCACTATCGTCTGGTTGATTTCCGTCGTAACAAAGATGGTATCCCGGCGACTGTAGAGCGTATCGAGTACGATCCAAACCGTACGGCTTATATTGCTCTGCTTAAGTATGCTGACGGCGAGCGTCGTTACATCATCGCTGCCAAGGGCGTTAAAGCGGGTGATCAGCTGATCACAGGTGCCGATGCACCAATCAAAGCAGGCAACTGCTTGCCGCTGCGTAACATCCCTGTGGGTAGTGTTATTCACTGTGTTGAGCTTAAGCCAGGTAAGGGTGCACAAATTGCACGCAGTGCCGGTGCTTCGGTTCAGTTGGTAGCCCGTGAAGGCTCTTACGTTACCCTGCGTCTGCGCAGTGGTGAGATGCGTAAGGTGCTGGCCGAGTGTGTCGCCACACTGGGTGAGGTTTCCAACAGCGAACATAACCTGCGTTCTCTCGGTAAGGCTGGTGCTAGCCGCTGGCGCGGTGTTCGTCCGACCGTTCGTGGTGTTGCCATGAACCCGGTTGATCACCCGCACGGTGGTGGTGAAGGTCGTACCTCTGGTGGTCGTCATCCTGTGACACCCTGGGGCGTACCTACTAAGGGTCGTAAGACTCGTAGCAACAAGCGCACGGACAAGATGATTGTTCGTCGTCGCGGGTCTAAGTAATTAAATAGAGGAACCGACAGTGCCACGTTCACTAAAAAAAGGTCCATTTATTGACCTTCATTTGTTGAAGAAGGTTGAGGATGCTGTTGAAAAAAACGACAAGCGTCCCATTAAAACTTGGTCGCGTCGATCTATGATTC
The nucleotide sequence above comes from Aestuariirhabdus haliotis. Encoded proteins:
- the rplW gene encoding 50S ribosomal protein L23, with the translated sequence MNQERVFQVLQGPHISEKATLLAETQGQYVFKVSKDATKLEIKKAVEQLFEVKVKSVATLNVKGKTKRTARGMGKRADWKKAYVRLEQGQDIDFADAE
- the rpsJ gene encoding 30S ribosomal protein S10, whose translation is MQSQQIRIRLKAFDHRLIDQSTQEIVESAKRTGAQVRGPIPLPTKKERFTILVSPHVNKDARDQYEIRTHKRLLDIVEPTEKTVDALMKLDLAAGVEVQISLA
- the rplB gene encoding 50S ribosomal protein L2 gives rise to the protein MAIVKCKPTSAGRRFVVKIVNPDLHKGAPYAPLLEKKSKNGGRNNNGRITTRHKGGGHKQHYRLVDFRRNKDGIPATVERIEYDPNRTAYIALLKYADGERRYIIAAKGVKAGDQLITGADAPIKAGNCLPLRNIPVGSVIHCVELKPGKGAQIARSAGASVQLVAREGSYVTLRLRSGEMRKVLAECVATLGEVSNSEHNLRSLGKAGASRWRGVRPTVRGVAMNPVDHPHGGGEGRTSGGRHPVTPWGVPTKGRKTRSNKRTDKMIVRRRGSK
- the rplD gene encoding 50S ribosomal protein L4, producing the protein MDLNVNGAGTLQVSDSTFACEFNETLVHQAVTAYLAGARQGSRAQKTRSEVSGGGRKPWRQKGTGRARAGTIRSPIWRSGGVTFAAKPQDHSQKLNKKMYRAALRSILSELVRQDRLVVVEDFAVSAPKTKEVIAKLKELGVEKALIIADAVDENLYLGARNIAHVDVRDVSAADPVSMVSYDKVVATVAALKKFEEMLG
- the rplC gene encoding 50S ribosomal protein L3 gives rise to the protein MTIGLVGKKCGMTRVFTEDGVSIPVTVVEVDPNRITQVKTQDTDGYNAIQVTLGARRANRVSKPMAGHFAKANTEAGRGLWEFRLEGEESFQVGDQLSVDRFEAGQKVDVTGQSKGKGFAGAIKRWNFSMQDATHGNSLSHRAPGSIGQCQTPGRVFKGKKMSGHMGAERVTVQSLEVVRVDAERNLLLIKGAVPGAPGGDVVVLPAVKARA
- a CDS encoding EF-Tu C-terminal domain-related protein produces the protein APVAMDEGLRFAIREGGRTVGAGVVAKIVE